A part of Loxodonta africana isolate mLoxAfr1 chromosome 11, mLoxAfr1.hap2, whole genome shotgun sequence genomic DNA contains:
- the MC2R gene encoding adrenocorticotropic hormone receptor: MKHIINPYENINNSARNNSDCPPVVLPEEIFFTISIVGVLENLIVLLAVIKNKNLQSPMYFFICSLAISDMLGSLYKILENILIMFRNMGYLKPRGNFETTADDIIDSMFILSLLGSIFSLSVIAVDRYITIFHALKYHSIVTMRRTVVILTIIWTFCTGSGITMVVFSHHIPTVLTFTSLFPLMLVFILCLYVHMFLLARSHARKISTLPRANMKGAITLTILLGVFIFCWAPFVLHVLLMTFCPNNPYCACYMSLFQVNGMLIMCNAVIDPFIYAFRSPELRDAFKKMIFCNRYQWNY; encoded by the coding sequence ATGAAGCACATTATCAATCCATATGAAAATATCAATAATTCAGCAAGAAATAATTCAGACTGTCCTCCTGTGGTATTGCCAGAAGAGATATTTTTCACAATTTCCATTGTTGGGGTTTTGGAGAATCTGATTGTCCTTCTGGCTGTGATCAAGAATAAGAACCTTCAGTcacccatgtactttttcatTTGCAGTTTGGCCATTTCTGATATGTTGGGCAGCCTGTACAAGATCTTGGAAAATATCCTGATCATGTTCAGAAACATGGGTTATCTTAAGCCTCGTGGCAATTTTGAAACCACAGCGGATGACATCATCGATTCCATGTTCATCCTCTCTCTGCTCGGCTCCATTTTCAGCCTGTCTGTGATTGCTGTTGACCGCTACATCACAATATTCCACGCACTGAAGTACCACAGCATTGTGACCATGCGCCGCACTgttgtcattctcacaatcatctGGACGTTCTGCACAGGGAGTGGCATCACTATGGTGGTCTTCTCCCATCACATCCCTACAGTGCTCACCTTCACCTCTCTGTTCCCTCTGATGTTGGTCTTTATCCTGTGCCTCTATGTGCACATGTTCTTGCTAGCCCGTTCCCATGCTAGAAAGATCTCAACTCTTCCCAGAGCCAACATGAAAGGGGCTATCACACTGACCATCCTGCTTGGGGTCTTCATCTTCTGTTGGGCCCCCTTTGTCCTTCATGTCCTCTTAATGACATTCTGCCCAAATAACCCATACTGTGCTTGCTACATGTCCCTCTTCCAGGTGAATGGCATGTTGATTATGTGTAATGCAGTCATTGATCCCTTTATATATGCCTTCCGGAGCCCAGAGCTCAGAGATGCATTCAAAAAGATGATCTTCTGCAACAGGTACCAGTGGAATTATTGA